The DNA region TGAAGCTGTCTTTACTGACATTCTTCGATTAGATTGCCACTTCTTGCAGCTTTGCACGTGTGCGATCGAACCTAATCTCTGGACCTTTCTTCAGTCTCGGCTGGTTTTCGGCTTGAGTATGGATTCTCTCACGACTCATCCCTCGAACGCTCAGCAGGCGAGGGCCTTCACCTCTCCTGCCTCCCTGTCCTTCCCCGGTGGTGCGGGTGACGCGACAACCCCGCCGTCCTCTGAAAAAGATGGTGTCATGGCGATGGGTTCTCAGGGTGCGAATGGAGTGATGAATGGCCAGCAGCACGGAGGTCAAGCCGCCAACGGCAATGGGGTGATGCCCGCAACTCCTGCTGCGACTCCTGGTGCCAATGCGCCGGGTAGTGGTATTGTGCCTACCTTGCAGTGAGTATACTCTtgctgtttttttttttttttctggaCCACCAGAATACTGAACATGTTCTCTTCTTTAAAGAAACATCGTCGCAACTGTCAACCTTGACTGTCGTTTGGATTTGAAAACCATCGCACTCCACGCAAGAAATGCGGAGTACAACCCAAAGGTATTACTTTCCACACCTCCCTGAAGTGTCTATGCGTCAGGGTACAGTGTGGCTGAACTGTTGTCTTCTCTGACTTAGCGTTTCGCTGCCGTGATCATGCGTATTCGAGAACCGAAGACCACTGCGTTGATTTTCGCGTCGGGAAAAATGGTTGTCACCGGTGCCAAATCGGAAGATGACTCCAAGTTGGCGTCCAGGAAATACGCACGGATTATCCAGAAGCTTGGTTTCAATGCCAAGTTCACGGATTTCAAAATCCAGAACATCGTCGGCTCTTGTGACATCAAGTTCCCCATTCGTTTGGAGGGTCTGGCTAGTCGCCACCACAATTTCAGTTCTTACGAACCCGAATTGTTCCCGGGTCTCATCTACCGTATGATGAAGCCCAAGATCGTCCTGTTGATCTTCGTCAGTGGCAAGATTGTCTTGACAGGTGCCAAGGTCCGTGAAGAGATCTACCAGGCATTCGAGATGATCTATCCTGTGCTTTCTGGTATGTTCCTCGTCTCCTGTTCTCGATGGACTCTCGCTAACTGCTCATACAGACTTCCGCAAGGTTTAAGGCTATGCGTTGATACTCCAAGCACAGGAGATCATCATCAAACATACTTCACACTTCTCCATTACCTTGTATTATCACTTTCTTATTTTCTTTTGCCCGGAGGTTTCGAGCAGGACTTTGTGCCTCGCTCACTCTTTGATTTTACGATTGTTTATGCTAGCATTATCCGGCGTTCTAGCGATTCGAAGGTGGTTACCCGGTTGTCTGCTTTTTCACGTTCAAATATTACAATTAGATGGTCGCACACCGCAGGGATAGGGGGCGGTACTGTGCGCTGGTCGAATGGTTGCCTCCTTAATtatttgccctttgcctatTGACAAGGAAGTTGGGTTACTGGTTTGAGAGGGAAAAATGGGAAAGAAAAagccagaaaaaaaaagttctCGTTAGGGGATGGGATTTGGGATTCGTTACGAGGCTGACGTTAATGGTAGTATCCGTTCTTGATGCTCCTAAAAAATAATGAATGGTTCAATTGACTATACAGCCCTAAGTAAACAGCTTCATCTTTCGTAGTACGTCTTTCTTTGTCGACGGCTCTGGTTAATGTAGGCTAACTAGGACACTGTTCCCAACTGGAGTTCTACATCGAGATGACAACTGactgagaaaaaaaaatctgaTATCACATTCTGGAACGCATATCTATACACAAACATACCTGTACATCCTTCGTATATATATACCTCATACTACACAATCCATCACAATTACAGCTTACTCTCCCTCTTCGACTTGGCCAACTCCTCCATCAGCAAAAGCCCCTTCTGCCCCGACCGACTCCCATCCTCAGTTCCCTCGAACACATCCGCATCCTTGGCTTCCGGCCACTTCCACAGATCCCGCAATTCGAGTTCCAGCGTGCCCTCCATCGCATCGACGACTTTGTCGCCCAGCACAGGGAAGAATTTGTAGGCGTGGCCGCTGCCGCCGGTGGCGATGAAGAGGTTTTTGGAAGTTGGGTGGTGGGTTACGATGAAGTCGCCTTCGGGGCTATTTGTATTTGTCAGTATATATGTGTAGGGTTGGTGGGGGTAGAAAGGACGTACGTGTCTGTGTACCAGCAGACGCGAGTCTTGACGAATGGTCGATCCGCCAGGTCAGGGAGGAACTGCTTCATTGCATCCCGGAAGGCTTGCTCGCCCTCGAGAGGGATGGGGACGCCCTTTTCGGGAATACTGACTTGCATCGTTCCCTTGCCGTCGGGGCCTGGGACAGAGACGGTCACCGGGTTGTGGTAGCCGTAGCCGTGGCGAGCGATTTTGAGGAGGTTGTCCCGTGGAGGGATGATGAACATGCCCGTTGCGAAGTTAAGGACAGTGGGCATGTTGTAGAGGCGTTCTTGCTCTTCGTCCGTGATCTGCATGTAGGCCAATGCCTGACCGGTGGAGAGTGTCCGGCCGCGCAGGTCGATGAGTTTCGCTGTCCAGGCGCCTGTCGCGAGGACGACTAGGTCTGCGGTCAGGGTAGTGTCATCGGACAGCACGACACCAGTGACCttatccttctccttctcatcatAAAGCAACCGCTCAACTTCCCCCGTCTTAAACACAACCTTCCCTTCCTTATCAAGAAGCTGCTTCGCATACGCAACCGTCGCCCCGGCATCCGACCACCCAGACCCCCAATTCACATACCCCCCCTCAACATCTAACTCCTCCGAATACGCCGGCGCCGCCCGCAACACATCCTTCTTACTCGGCAGAAGCTCTACCTTATCCCCCTCCAACTCTTTCACATTCTTATAGCTCTTCATCGCATAGTCCCGCCCATTTCCCTGGCCATTGGGATAGACTAGCATAAGTCCGTTCTGCGTGTAGCGGCCGTCAGCTCCCCATTCGGTGTTGCGCCAGCGGTCGATGGCTGCGACACCGAGTTTCGAGTACACAGGATTGGAGTAGTCGGCACGGACGATGCGCGAGGTGTCGACGGAGGAGCCTTCGGGGTTGGGAATTGTGGGGGAGGATTCGAGGAGGGTTACTTTGGAGGCTGGGTGGCGGGATGAGAGGGACAAGGCCGTGGATACTGTCGTTGTTGGTTAGTGGTGTCCTTATGTCTTGTTTAATCGCAATCCGTCGCGATTGGTATTCGGGGGATATCGATACTCACGCCCGAAAACTCCTCCTCCCACGATTAGAATATTCTTCGGTAGTGCCATTATCTGCTAAAATCCCCTCGAAATGGCAACTTAATTGTATTCAAGAGTACTGGTACTCCTGACAAAATCTCCAAAAAATCTGCGGATGCGGAGAAGTCAATTGGCTTTTTTAAGGTGGCTGATAAGGTCGTGAGATCTGACACCGCTTTCTCCGACGTTGCTCCATCGTACTTTGACCATACTCACACTACTGTTAGTATATTGATATACTCAGTCATAATGCCGCCCAAGCTAACATCTGACAGGCACGATGAGCGCATCCCGAGTAGGGAGAGCCTCTTTGAAGAAAGCGGGATCCGTCCCGGGCCCGCAGCGACTCAATAGCCAAATTCCCCAACCACAGTGAGTCTAAGCCTCCAAACCCCAGAAAATAATTCAAATTCCTAACTGAAATAGAAAGAAAACCCTCCCCAAACGTACAAACCCATTACTCGTGAACCCACCCCCCTCAGCAACCGCCCCAAAACATGGCATCTCGCCCCGCATCATGACCTTCATGGGTATCGGCATGCTCACCATAAGCACTTACTGCGGTTTTCTCTACGCCTCGTATACCCGTCAAGTGAACCAATCGCAATCTCTCACCGTCCCGCAAGATGTCTCAGACCGCTACAACCACACAGCGGCCACCTTCGACGCCGACGTCGACATGTCAGAGAGGCTGATGCGACTGGGCCGAAAACGACACGATCTTATTCAGATGGCGAAAGGGAATGTGCTCGAGGTCAGCTGCGGTACTGGCCGGAACCTGGCGTACTATGATCTGAGCCAGATGCAGGGGCAGGGACAGGGGGTGGTGGAGCGCGGACAGGGACCAGGACAGGGGCTGTTGAAAGGCTGTCGCTCCGTCACGTTTATCGACCTCAGCCCGCAGATGGTGGAGGTTACACGGCagaagtttgagaggatgcATCCACGGTCCATGCAGAGGGTGAGTTTTGCCGTGGCAGACGCGGGTGCCGTCAATCCATCAGTGGCAGGCGCTGCTGCAGCTGCTGCAAGCGCAGGAGTAGCCACACCGCGCTATTTCGACACAATCGTTCAGACAATGGGTCTCTGTTCAATGCCAGATCCGGTGGGCACGCTGCGGCATCTGGGCTCTATCACGGAGCCACAGCACGGGCGGATTCTCCTCCTCGAACATGGCCGGTCATATTATGACTGGTTGAACCGGATGCTCGATAACTTGGCCCCTGCACATGCGGATCGGCACGGGTGCTGGTGGAATCGGGATATCGGGAAGATCGTACGGGACAGCGGGCTAGAGGTtgtggaggagaagaggtGGCATTTTGGGACGACATGGCGCTATGTGCTGAGGCCGAGGCCGAAGTCGGGTTGATTTGCACGGGAGATCCTTGTATTATATTCATTGTATTATATTGGTTCTTGGTTCGTGATCCAgtcatcgccatcgcctCCTGTCTATTTCGTACGGCAGCTGATTATTGGATCCTAGGCTTATCTTGTCAGATAGAATTGCAATTAAATTCTCACAAGCTGCCGGGTCTGccgaaataaaaaaaaaaaaggaaagagagagtaAGCACAATCTGCGCTGTCTCTGAACTAATCCTAATGGCAATATGAATCTATGGATTGGCTTACAAGTCGGACCCAAAGTGTATTGATTACTGTCTTTTCAGCAGACTGCAAGTCAGCCACCAGAACCCTTGTCCAGATATCCGAGGATGACCATTCTGGATCCGTCCTAAACCCGAGCTGAGTGATGATATAGATACATAAATACGAACAGAGGATAGAAGTCGTGTTGTTGTCAGTCGTATGATTCAAATTGATACTACTTTCTTGCAAGATCATACAATCGCCATGCAGCTGCCAGTCCAAGGCGAAGTCTACTTCACTCTCCAGCAACATAGTGAATCAATATCCTCAGTCATCGTCGCCAACGGCACCGTGATAGCCCGAGGCCCAAGTCTCCAGGAACGACCCCCAGAGAACTGGATTAGTGCTCTGCGGGAGATGTCAGAACGATTGGGTAGGGATAAAGATGACGGCATCCCCCAGGACTATTCAACAGAAGCCTCGCCAACAGCGTTCGGATCTTTACCCAGATCGTCGCTTACTTCCAGTGAACCGTTTTTAACGCCGACTCCGTCTCTGGCAAAATCGGATCTGGGGTTGAAGCGGATGAAGAAGTTGCAGGATTTACTGGCAATGCTTTTCAATCACCCGATTTCCAGTGTGGAGGATCATAACCAGCAAGTGGAGGGGCTGTACAGCGGGCCGCGGATTCCTGCTTGTCCTGATGTGTCGATCATGCAGTTTGCGGAGGTCCTTGGGAGACTGGGGAATGTCTCGAGCACAGTGGGGAATGTGTACGGGTTACTTAGTTGGCAGATTTTCAAGATGGAAGAAGACCGGTTGGTACATGATGAGGGCTTGTCTCCGAATTTCGCTGCGAAACAGGTAACTATTGTCTCCTCGATCTTGATTCTACGATACATCTTGCTAACGCTTAGGCAGATGAACAAGAAAATGGCCGAAGTGCTTAAGCGTCGAGGCAAGGCAAAAGACTGGGCTAGCGATGCACGGCGCGCAGTCACGATGGTATTTGGGCCGTTACGCAATGCCAGTATCTGCGTCAAATCGTTTGCCCTGATCCTTCTTGCAAGTGAGTTATCTCTTTCTTTCATGCTGCAGATATTTTGCATAACCGACTAACTGCTTACAGGCCTCTGCAGTCTAGACGGCTTACTTAAGATCGCTCACTTCCCTACCCTCCGGCGTTACTTTGAAGAGCAATTCTCGAGAATCGTCGAATCCCGAGCACCCGAGTGGGAGCTGCTTGAAGAAAGTGGCTACAAAGTATTTGATTATAAGGAGTTTTTGCGGCAGCGAGGACCGCCGTTACCCTTGTCAGtactttttttcctttcttttcgttCTTCATCATACGATGCCAATGCCGCTAACGCAAGCTACTGACAGAAACAACCAATCACATAACCTCCCGCTTGATCGACTGCTAGAATGGCGAGCCCCAGTGACGATTTCCTCGACGGAGCGCCTTTTCGCCAATGCCGTGGAAACGGGGCCGGCGTCTACGGCCCGACCTTCGGGCATGGTAGATCCTACTACTAGTAATATgtcaccacaaccacagCTGCAGCTTCCTGGGACCAGTCCGGAAGCGTCGAGTATGGATTATCTATTTCACGATCTCACGAATTGTGATGAGATGGTGAATTTGGAATTGGCCATATAGTTAGTTTTACTATCGATTTGGGTGTTATTTCATATTTGTCAGGTGTTAGGACAGGAATACGGCAACTTTTAGAATTAGATATTAATAATGGACCATTACTTAATGGATAAGAAGGTTCCCGAATGTCAAGCATCAGAATCATGCAGCCATGACTCGAGACAGTCAATATATTGGCAAATGTACGACTTCAGACTACATACGAAGTAGAGCTAGCCATGTATGCAGAGCTATAACCTTCAGATAACGAGATCACCAGTCTCCCTGATTGGATATCATTGCATGTACTGTTATCACGCCTCTCAGCTGCCGGAGTTGCCGTAGCTGAACTGACAATGACTGGCAAACATTACGCTCACGGGCCAGTTAGCTGCTTTTGCTTTTGTGCGCACCTTGCTATTCGCTCGATTAGCTTAAAATGAGACATATCATAAATACAAGCGTGTATCGATATCGATACTCTGCCATATTTTCGTTGCTTTGGACTAGATCACTCCCCACTCATCCTCTCGGCCTCGCATAGCCAAGAGACCAGCAATACACACACATGCAACGATGGCCGAGAGCACGACCCAGCGAACAGCCGGGTCCGCTCCCAAAGTACAGCTAAGCTGTGAGATGTGTCGCCAGCGCAAGGTGAAATGCGACAAGCTCAGCCCGTGTACAAACTGCCAACGGCTCGGGGCGGCTTGTATCCCCGTGGAACGAGCACGTCTGCCACGGGGGCGCTTCCGAAAGTCGAAGGCTGCAGATCGGGTGCCCGAGAGAGGTTCTGCTGATGCGACTGATGAGTTGAAGGGGAGGATGGAAAGGTTGGAGGGGCTGATTTGTACGCTGATGCAGGATAACGGGGCTGCAGCCAATACTATCGTGCCAGTTATGGCTGATGCAGGAATCTTGCCGAGTCCCTGCGATACAGAGTCACGGAGTGATTTGCCTTCGCCTGTGGGTAATGACGTTCGAGGTGGAGGTGGGTTGGTGGCTCAGAAGCCCAGTACTTATTTGGGGAATTCGTTCTGGGAGGGCTTGATGCATGTACAAGTAAGTCTCATCTACCACGATTTCATGTAGCTTTGACGTTAACGTTGGAGTAAGAACCGGTCTTTGCGCAACCTCACGGACCAGGGTCATGATGGTGCGACGTTCGCGCCTTATGATATTCTCGTTCACGGATTGACGGGCAGGGCCTTGCTTAGTCCTTTATGTTCCAATACAGAGCCATGGGCGACCCCGCAGCTTCAACAGCATCTGTGTCATGTCTTTTTGACACAAGTCGATCCGGTATTCAAGATTCTACATCAACCGTCCCTGCGTGCTCTCCTCATAGAAGGGAAACCGTACCTCCACTATGGTGACCATCACCCAGCCCCGGAAGCTCTTCGATGCGCTGTTTACTATATAGCAGCGTGCAGTATTACCGAAGACCAGTGGCCCCCTGCCATAGGAGCCAGCAGAGCATCGGTAATCGCCAGATACCAAagagaaacagaagcagCCCTAGTGCGCGCAGAATTCGTCACATCGGACGACTTGACCGTTTTACAAGCATTCGTACTTTCGTTAATCGGAGCCCGCTCACAGGACCGGAGCCGACGAGCATGGACGATGCTTAGCATGGCTGTTCGTGTTGCACAAGCGCTCTCACTGCATGTGCCAGACCCACCATTTCTGATAACGCCGTTTGAGCAGGAAATGCGGAGGCGGTTGTGGGGTGCTATTGGGTTGCTGGACGTTCAGGCGTCGTTGGATCGGGCATCCGAGCCGATGATTTTACGGAGATGGTTGGAATTACATGCACCGTTGAACGTTAACGATGATGACATTCGGTTTGGGTATGAGATTGTGCCGGCGGAATCCGACAGTTTTACAGATAGTACATTCACCTTGATGATATCGAAGGCACAATGCGCTGTGCGATCACTCACGGAGCCGGGGTCACAGTACATGCATATACGGCAGGCATGCGTTGCCGATTTCCAGCGGACAGCATCACAACTGCTTCGTAGTTGTCAACCAGATGCATTGCCCTTTCATTGGTACGCTCTCCAAGTCGCAGACTACATCGCGGCCTCGATGCAGCTTATCTCTCTACGGCCACTCCAGCGCACCCCCGGCATTACTCCTCCTCACGTCCCCGGATCCAATGTCCTCCGACTATCCGTGGATATTCTGCAGAAAAAGGAGACACTACACAGCGATCCTCGCGGGCATCCGTGGCGCTGGTTTGAGGGCATCTTTGTCCCCTGGCATGCGCTGGCGGTCGCGATCGCAGAACTGTGTGGGTGCGAGGATGCAGCGCTGATAGAACGATACTGGGATACCGTGGAAGGCGCATTCGAGCGATTTGGAGGATTAGTCGCGGACGAGAAGGAGGGGATGCTGTGGAAGCCGATGGAGAGGTTGATGGGGAGAGCGCGTGCAAAAAGAGACACCTTGAGAGTAGTCTTTACTCCGGAGTCTGCATCTGCGCAGCCGCAGTCACCGTTCCTGCCGGTGATGGCTCCGGATCAGAACCAGCATCAAAGAGGGATGGGGCTGGCTGTAACGCCGTGTAGTAGTACCTCGGGTAGTATTGGGGTTGAACCATGGGCGAATGTGCCGACTGTATGGGATGGGGTGGATTTTGGGGATGTCGGTATTGATCAACTCTCGTGGACTAACTATCAGGATTTTATGGAGGATATGCAGCGATAAGTTGATTTTTCTATAGTTATTTAATTTTTCTCCAACAACACTAGTTTCGGCTTCAGATATCACCGGCAAATCATGTCTCGGGACAATCAATCCTGCCGAATGCATAATAAACGTATAGTTTGGGTCTAGAAGAACCAATAAGAGCTGCAGAGTGGTGATCCACGTAATAAGCAAAGAAAGAACCTGGTGTTTATCAAAACCCGACAAAGACCGAGGCAGATTGGCGCGAGAATCGCTATCTACAAGTATCTCTGTTCATCTTTAATGTACTTACTTCCCCAAAGCATCATGTCCGCTCAGCTCAGTTCTCGTACAATTACCACTGCGGCTGCTACTACCGCCGTGGCTGTTGGTATCGGCGCATACTCCCTCCAGACAGCACTTGCGGAAACAAACCAGCCCCCGATGGTATTTGGAAAGACCGGCTTCACGTCGCTGCGACTGCACAGCACCAAGACGGTGAATCATAATACGAAACGACTTGTGTTTGAGTTTCCGGATAAGGATGCGAAGAGTGGTCTTGCGTTGACTTGTATGCTGCCCTAACATATCGGATGAATGTTGGATGTGTTATTAACGAGTATAGCTTCTCTACTTACTATCTCCCGTCCTCAGGGCAGTTGGCTTCCCGTTATTCGGCCCTACACTCCTATCAGTGACTTCGGTATGTTTACACCAACCAATCCGGaacggaaaaaaaaaaaaaaaaaactaacGACGCAGACAACCCCGGCTACGTCGAGTTCCTGATCAAAAAATACCCCTCCGGCAAAGCCAGCACTCATCTCCACTCCCTCCAACCTGGCCAATCCATCTCCTTCTTCGGCCCCATCAAAGCCTACCCCTGGGCCCCCAACAAACACTCCCACATCTACCTCCTCGCCGGCGGCGCAGGCATCACGCCCATGTACCAACTGATCCAAGGCGCGCTGAAGGACCCCGAAGATAAAACGAAGATCACATTGGTGTTTGGTGTGAATACAGAGGAGGATTTAGTGTTGagggaggagttggagggATTTAAGAAGCGGTATCCTGAGCGGCTTGAGACAGTGTATACTATTAGTGATGGAAAGACCGAGGGGAAGACGTTTGAGAAGGGGAGGATTACGGAGGAGTTATTGAAGAAGGTTATGAAGCCTAAGGGGTCTGAGGAGGATGTGAAAGTGTTTGTCTGCGGACCGCCGGCTATGGAGACGGCGTTGATCgggtcgaatgggtggtttGGGGGTGGGAAGGGGATTCTGGGACAGCTTGGGTACACTAAGGATCAGATTTTTAAGTTTTAGTTTGTTTCCTGTTTGTACTCTAACCGCACTCCGTTCTACCTCTACCTCTACTTAAGCCCTATACTCGCCAAACATTCCCTAAATCAAGGAAGTGGTAGCAACAGCTACAGCTTCGGTTTCATCGCCTTGAACACCAATACAACACCAATGACATCCACCTCAACAACCTCAAAATTCGCCTTCAAAGCCTCCACAAATGACTCCACGTCATCTGTCTCATTGCTCATAATCCCGTCGTACACGCAGAACCGCCGAATCAGCCCCCCGAAGAAGTTATCCTTGACCCCCTTCCCCAAAACCGTAGCCCCAGTAACAACCCCATCCTCCTTCAGAACCCCTTTCACATGCTCAAAAACACAAATCTTGTTCCCCACCGGTCCCGGCAAGCAATGTAACAAGAAGTACATCGACACCGAATCAAACTTCTCCCCCGCGCGCACGGGCAACGGTTTCAACACATCGCAAAGCAATTCCCTCGCATCCTCCCTTCCAGCTCTGGCTTTGGCTTTGGCCATCGCCGTCGGGCTCAGATCGCACAGCGTCAGACGCGTTGTTTGCGGGATAGTCCCGTTGGCGAGGTAGTAGCCTGTGCCGACGCCGATGTCGAGGTGGTTGGAGCCAATGTTGGAGACGAAAAGGGGGAGGAGGTGGGTTTTTGTGGGGCAACGCCAGGCCCAAGTGTTGACGATGTTGAGGACCCAGTAGTCGTAGATTTGGAGGACTAGGGGGTTGTAGATGGCGATGCCGCGCTCGGTAGGGGTTAGTTTGGGCATGGTGGTGAATTGTCTGGGTAACTAGGGCCGGAGGATATGAATAATCGAGTAATGGGAATGGAGatgttgaggatgggatggtaGAAGAAAGtacagaggaagacgagaTGGTACTTATAGTTAATGTCTTTGTTTGTCCTATCTTAGGGTCTACGGATGTGACCGGATGCGAGTGTGAATGTGTACGTAGACATGCTCAAGGTGTCAGGGGAGTTGCTTCTTCTATGTTTCACTGATATTTAGGGTTAATTTCTATATTGGTGCCTGATTAACGTACCTGAATATCTACAAATTTAGTATAGCCCGGCATGATATGCACCAACCCTAACGTCAGGTTACACCTTGAATGTAAGTATCAAGCAACAAAGGCTTTTTGAAGTAAAATCAATCCGAAATAGTTCAAATTCCTATCCCATACGGATTATTACTATCTAAATAATCTAAATTACCAAATCCGTCGACAACAAAACCAGGAAAAAtcaaacaaaagaaaacaaagtcAACAAAAAGTCTCCTCAATATACGTCTTCAACTCTCCCACCGTCTCACACTCCATGAAAATAGAACTCTTCACCTCAATTCCTAACTGACTCGTGAACTTCTCCGCCAACACCAAGGACATCAGCGAGTCGACACCGAGAGTAGCAAAGGCCGCGTCATCGGTGAGTTGGGACAGCTCCAGTGCGGATTCTTTGGCGATAAGGTCCAGGGCGCCGGTAATTGTTGGATTCTGCGTTGCTGCCGCCTGAGCCGCGGCCGGGGCTGGCTCAGCTCGTTTGGCAGGGACAGGGGCAGGGGCAGGCACTGGAGCAGCTGTCTTAGGAGCGGCCGACTTGAACGCTTCAGCGGGAGCAGAAACAGGCACTGGTGCAGGTGCAGCAGGCTTAACCGGTACAGCCGGAGCTGCGGCATGCAATGGCTTGGCCACATCTGGCGGCGAGAAGAACGTAGGCAGTAAGCTCCTCGGGAACCGCCGGAACGTAATCTTCTCAACCAAACCAATGATCTCCCCGTCCTGCAGCACATACACATCTCCGTTCCAGAACCCAGCCTGTCCCTCGATCGGCGTCATCTGCACATACGATTGATACTTTCCACCCTTCACCAGAGGCTTCGCAAACCGCAACCCCGCCCATCCCGGCGTCACGTAGAAGTAGTCGATCGTGTTGGACGCATCGCTGCCATTCATGACTAGTCCAGCAAGATGCGCCACAGGGTCAGTGAAATACGGTGGCACAGTCCAAGTTCCCGACCCCTGGGTTGTGAGGGTAACATTCGCCATGGCTTCGTACTCGTGCATAATGGCGGACTGGATGCCACGGTACTTGTCGGCGTAGTCGACGAGATTGTTGAAGAGACGGTAGGCCATGTTGCGCGGGAGGACGGCGGCCTTGCCCTCGGTGGCCATGCGTTCAAGGGAAGCAATGCGGCTATTGACCAGGTGAGACAGGCGACGCCATTGCGAGAGCCACACATTGGCGTCACCGTATTCCACGACGGCCGAGGCGAAGTGCTCGGGGCTTGTGATGCCGTCGGTCACGTTGTACCAGTGGATGGTTGTGGTTGCTGGGGAAGTGGTAAGGTCGGCTGTGGCGCGAAGTTCAAAGAGCTGGTCAGCTTTGGAGAACTTTTGCGCGACGAGGCCTTGCAGGACAATCAggttggtgatgttgatgcctGGGGCGGATGTGTTGGTGATTTTCTTGTAGAGGTGGTCGGCGATGGTGAAGGCGATGTCGCCATGGATAGACTGTGAATGTGTTAGATAGGATTCTGATACAAGTGAATAAGGCAACTCACCGATGTGGCAACACCACAATCGTTCATCCGGTGACCATTGGCGGCCTCGAAAAGGTCGGGATGCATGAGGTTCGACCGGGCCACAAAAGTCGCTGTGGAACCAGTAACGTCCTCCTGAAGCACCTGATGAATAGACGAGGTCGTCAAGGTCGACACGGCTGACGAAGGCACCGGCTGACTGACTTCCTTACCCTTGGTGAGAGTCCATGTGCCGCGATATTGGATCCAATATCTCTTCTCATTCCACGAGTACGACGGCAAGTCCAACAGCCGCAGCGATGCCTCAAATGGCCGATGCACTTCGTTCCACTGCAAGGTGAGACCGTCGCTGTGCAATCCAGCCAAACTATCCGCCAACGTGTTCCAGTTGTTCTCGTTGCGCCGCAGCGTCGGCACCAACCGCTTGACCTCGGGGAGACAGTTGCGGATAAACGAGACAAGCACTGGGTGAGGCCCAGCTTCAACCCAGACAGTGTTGTGGTCGATAATGCCAATCTCCTGCGCAGCCTGTAAAGCACCAACGA from Aspergillus chevalieri M1 DNA, chromosome 2, nearly complete sequence includes:
- the SPT15 gene encoding TATA-box-binding protein (BUSCO:EOG09264HTG;~COG:K;~EggNog:ENOG410PFIH;~InterPro:IPR030491,IPR000814,IPR033710,IPR012295;~PFAM:PF00352;~antiSMASH:Cluster_2.2;~go_function: GO:0003677 - DNA binding [Evidence IEA];~go_process: GO:0006352 - DNA-templated transcription, initiation [Evidence IEA]), which translates into the protein MDSLTTHPSNAQQARAFTSPASLSFPGGAGDATTPPSSEKDGVMAMGSQGANGVMNGQQHGGQAANGNGVMPATPAATPGANAPGSGIVPTLQNIVATVNLDCRLDLKTIALHARNAEYNPKRFAAVIMRIREPKTTALIFASGKMVVTGAKSEDDSKLASRKYARIIQKLGFNAKFTDFKIQNIVGSCDIKFPIRLEGLASRHHNFSSYEPELFPGLIYRMMKPKIVLLIFVSGKIVLTGAKVREEIYQAFEMIYPVLSDFRKV
- a CDS encoding NAD(P)/FAD-dependent oxidoreductase (COG:E;~EggNog:ENOG410PKH1;~InterPro:IPR006076,IPR036188;~PFAM:PF01266;~SMCOG1103:FAD dependent oxidoreductase;~antiSMASH:Cluster_2.2;~go_function: GO:0016491 - oxidoreductase activity [Evidence IEA];~go_process: GO:0055114 - oxidation-reduction process [Evidence IEA]); this translates as MALPKNILIVGGGVFGLSTALSLSSRHPASKVTLLESSPTIPNPEGSSVDTSRIVRADYSNPVYSKLGVAAIDRWRNTEWGADGRYTQNGLMLVYPNGQGNGRDYAMKSYKNVKELEGDKVELLPSKKDVLRAAPAYSEELDVEGGYVNWGSGWSDAGATVAYAKQLLDKEGKVVFKTGEVERLLYDEKEKDKVTGVVLSDDTTLTADLVVLATGAWTAKLIDLRGRTLSTGQALAYMQITDEEQERLYNMPTVLNFATGMFIIPPRDNLLKIARHGYGYHNPVTVSVPGPDGKGTMQVSIPEKGVPIPLEGEQAFRDAMKQFLPDLADRPFVKTRVCWYTDTPEGDFIVTHHPTSKNLFIATGGSGHAYKFFPVLGDKVVDAMEGTLELELRDLWKWPEAKDADVFEGTEDGSRSGQKGLLLMEELAKSKRESKL
- a CDS encoding class I SAM-dependent methyltransferase (COG:Q;~EggNog:ENOG410PGYN;~InterPro:IPR027034,IPR029063;~PFAM:PF08242,PF13489;~antiSMASH:Cluster_2.2) — its product is MTFMGIGMLTISTYCGFLYASYTRQVNQSQSLTVPQDVSDRYNHTAATFDADVDMSERLMRLGRKRHDLIQMAKGNVLEVSCGTGRNLAYYDLSQMQGQGQGVVERGQGPGQGLLKGCRSVTFIDLSPQMVEVTRQKFERMHPRSMQRVSFAVADAGAVNPSVAGAAAAAASAGVATPRYFDTIVQTMGLCSMPDPVGTLRHLGSITEPQHGRILLLEHGRSYYDWLNRMLDNLAPAHADRHGCWWNRDIGKIVRDSGLEVVEEKRWHFGTTWRYVLRPRPKSG
- a CDS encoding uncharacterized protein (TransMembrane:2 (o211-229i277-295o);~antiSMASH:Cluster_2.2), coding for MIQIDTTFLQDHTIAMQLPVQGEVYFTLQQHSESISSVIVANGTVIARGPSLQERPPENWISALREMSERLGRDKDDGIPQDYSTEASPTAFGSLPRSSLTSSEPFLTPTPSLAKSDLGLKRMKKLQDLLAMLFNHPISSVEDHNQQVEGLYSGPRIPACPDVSIMQFAEVLGRLGNVSSTVGNVYGLLSWQIFKMEEDRLVHDEGLSPNFAAKQVTIVSSILILRYILLTLRQMNKKMAEVLKRRGKAKDWASDARRAVTMVFGPLRNASICVKSFALILLASELSLSFMLQIFCITD